In Thauera sedimentorum, a single genomic region encodes these proteins:
- the dnaB gene encoding replicative DNA helicase, which yields MASSTRSRSQDSFSDPQMAGIKLPPHSLEAEQSLIGGILLDNAAWERVADLVNEADFYRDDHRRIYRHIAKLIDFGKPADVVTVFESLEKSGEAEQAGGIAYLAEIANSTPSAANIRRYAEIVRERGILRKLVAVGDEIAASALAPSGKDAKLLLDEAEAKVFEIAEAGARHSSGFVSIQPILKQVVDRVQELYDRDNPSDVTGVPTGLVDLDGMTSGLQPSDMIVVAGRPAMGKTTFALNVAEHIAVECRLPVAIFSMEMPGTQLATRFISSIGRIDQSKIRSGRLGDEDWQRLTAAMGKLYDAPIFIDETPGLNPIDLRARCRRLARQCGKLGLIVIDYLQLMSSTRDSDNRAAELSEISRSVKSLAKELHVPIIALSQLNRSLEQRPNKRPVMSDLRESGAIEQDADIIMFIYRDEVYNPDSPDKGTAELIIGKHRNGPTGTVRMTFIGESTRFENYAGGASGGY from the coding sequence ATGGCCAGTTCCACACGTAGCAGATCCCAGGACTCCTTCTCCGACCCGCAGATGGCGGGCATCAAGCTGCCGCCGCATTCGCTCGAGGCCGAGCAGTCGCTGATCGGCGGCATCCTGCTCGACAACGCCGCCTGGGAGCGCGTTGCCGATCTGGTCAATGAGGCGGACTTCTATCGCGACGATCATCGGCGCATCTACCGCCACATCGCCAAACTGATCGACTTCGGCAAGCCCGCCGACGTGGTCACCGTGTTCGAATCGCTGGAAAAGAGCGGCGAGGCGGAACAGGCTGGCGGCATCGCCTATCTGGCCGAGATCGCCAACAGTACACCGTCGGCCGCGAACATCCGTCGTTACGCCGAGATCGTCCGCGAGCGCGGCATCCTGCGCAAGCTGGTGGCGGTGGGCGACGAGATCGCCGCCAGCGCGCTGGCGCCGTCCGGCAAGGATGCCAAGCTGCTGCTCGACGAGGCCGAGGCCAAGGTGTTCGAGATCGCCGAGGCCGGTGCGCGCCACAGCAGCGGCTTCGTCTCCATCCAACCCATCCTCAAGCAGGTGGTCGATCGCGTCCAGGAACTCTACGACCGCGACAACCCCAGCGACGTCACCGGCGTGCCGACCGGGCTCGTCGACCTCGACGGCATGACCTCCGGTCTGCAGCCCTCCGACATGATCGTGGTGGCGGGCCGTCCGGCGATGGGCAAGACCACCTTCGCGCTTAACGTCGCCGAGCACATCGCCGTCGAGTGTCGTCTGCCGGTGGCGATCTTCTCGATGGAAATGCCCGGCACCCAGTTGGCCACCCGCTTCATCTCCTCGATCGGCCGCATCGACCAGAGCAAGATCCGCTCGGGTCGCCTCGGTGACGAGGATTGGCAGCGCCTCACCGCGGCGATGGGCAAGCTCTACGATGCGCCGATCTTCATCGACGAAACCCCCGGCCTGAACCCCATCGACCTGCGCGCACGCTGCCGGCGCCTGGCGCGCCAGTGCGGCAAGCTCGGCCTGATCGTCATCGACTACCTGCAGCTGATGAGCAGCACGCGGGACAGCGACAACCGCGCAGCCGAGCTGTCGGAGATCTCGCGCTCGGTGAAGTCGCTTGCCAAGGAACTGCACGTGCCGATCATCGCGCTCTCGCAGCTCAACCGCAGTCTGGAGCAGCGCCCCAACAAGCGCCCGGTGATGTCCGACCTGCGCGAATCGGGCGCCATCGAACAGGACGCGGACATCATCATGTTCATTTACCGCGACGAGGTGTACAACCCTGATTCGCCGGACAAGGGAACTGCCGAACTGATCATCGGCAAGCACCGTAACGGACCGACCGGCACGGTGCGCATGACTTTCATCGGCGAAAGCACGCGCTTCGAGAACTACGCAGGCGGCGCTTCAGGCGGGTACTGA
- the rplI gene encoding 50S ribosomal protein L9 has product MQIILLEKVVNLGGLGDVVKVKDGYARNYLIPQGFAKRATAANMAEFEARRAELERVQAEKLAAAQELAGKLEGLMVQVTRKAGMDGRLFGSVTNADVAEAMAAQGYEIERSAIRMPEGPLKSVGDVQLEVALHSDVVTTITVSVLGDTQ; this is encoded by the coding sequence ATGCAGATCATTCTTCTCGAAAAGGTCGTCAACCTCGGTGGCCTCGGCGACGTGGTCAAGGTCAAGGATGGCTACGCACGCAACTACCTGATCCCGCAAGGCTTTGCCAAGCGCGCCACCGCCGCCAACATGGCCGAGTTCGAAGCGCGTCGCGCCGAACTCGAGCGCGTGCAGGCCGAGAAGCTGGCCGCTGCGCAGGAGCTGGCCGGCAAGCTGGAAGGCCTGATGGTGCAGGTTACCCGCAAGGCGGGCATGGACGGCCGCCTGTTCGGCTCCGTGACCAACGCCGACGTGGCCGAAGCGATGGCCGCGCAGGGTTACGAGATCGAGCGTTCCGCCATCCGCATGCCGGAAGGTCCGCTGAAGTCCGTGGGCGACGTCCAGCTGGAAGTCGCGCTGCACTCCGACGTGGTGACCACCATCACCGTCTCCGTGCTCGGCGACACGCAGTAA
- the rpsR gene encoding 30S ribosomal protein S18, whose translation MAFKPKFKKKDDRGRGLFKRRKFCRFTAEKIEEVDYKDVDILKDFITENAKIMPARITGTKAGYQRQLSVAVKRARFLALLPYTDLHQ comes from the coding sequence ATGGCTTTCAAGCCCAAGTTCAAGAAGAAGGACGACCGCGGTCGCGGCCTGTTCAAGCGTCGCAAGTTCTGCCGCTTCACTGCGGAGAAGATCGAAGAAGTCGACTACAAGGATGTGGACATCCTCAAGGACTTCATCACCGAGAACGCCAAGATCATGCCGGCGCGCATCACCGGCACCAAGGCCGGCTACCAGCGTCAGCTGTCCGTGGCCGTCAAGCGCGCCCGCTTCCTGGCGCTGCTGCCGTACACCGACCTGCACCAGTAA